The genomic window ccctgccctgccctgcgcTACCGCGGCAGTGCCGGGAGCGGAGCGGTAAGGCCACGGAGCGGTTTGGAAGGGAAACCCATGCCGGGCTATCTCAGGTCTGCGGTGGGGAGGCGTGCGGCGGAGGGGCGTtggcgggccgggcgggggtTCTGTTCTGCCCGCGGTGCCACCGCCCTCCCGCCGCAGGTGGAATGAGGGATGCGCTGCCGGAAGCGCGCGCTGCTGGTGCTGGCCCTGTGCCTGCCGCTCGGCCTGTGGCTGTTGTTCCGGGCCTCCGTGTCCGGCCTAggccttcctccctccctccccaccgtCCGCTGCACCGCCAGCGCCAACGCCTCCGCCTGGTTCAGCGCGCGCTACGATGCGGCCGCGGGGCCTCTGCTGACGGGCCCGGCCCACGAGCTCTCCCCGGACGTGGTTCACTGGTGGCTGGTGAGTGGGGCACGGGGGGAGCTTGGGTCTCTCCCGGgctccttcagcctgctggcagcaggttTTACGTGCCCGTTGCCCCCCAGCCTTCCCCACGGCACCCAGGGAGGAGAGGGGCTTCGCGCCGCTGGGGCTGACGCTGCCCGTCCCTGCCTGTGCTCCCCCAGACCCTGCAGGGCACCCCCAGCATCGTCCCGCTCCGGGCCATACTCCAGAAGCTCTTTGCCGTCGTCCCGGCCCCGAATGGGAGTGTGTGGGATCCGTCCCACTGCAGGACGTGTGCTGTGGTGGGAAACTCAGGGCGGCTGAAGGGGTCCCGCCATGGCCTGCAGATCGATGCCCACCATTGGGTGCTGAGGTGGGTTACACCAAGGGCTCACgttctctgctccctgctggccgGGCTCACCTGGTGTTCTGCCCGGCGGCCCAGGGCCCGCATGGTGTGTGCCTTCATTTTGGGACACGCCTTCCCGCTGTCCCCTAGGATGAACAGAGCTAAGACAGCGGGCTTTGAGATGGATGTCGGTGCGAGGACGACCCATCACTTCATGTACCCGGAGAGCGCGATGAACCTCTGGCCTGGTGTCCACCTTGTCCTCGTCCCCTTTAAGCCACTGGATCTGAAGTGGGTGACCAGCGCCTTCTCCACGGGAGAGCTCACACAGTGCGTCACCTCCGCCATCCTGGTTCTCTGGGAACAGCGGCTCTTGTGTTGGAGGGCCAGGGGCATGGCCTAGGGGATGATGGGCTCTGAGGGCTCTGGCATTCCTCTGCACTGCAAGCTGGGGAGTCTGGTGCTCACCTGCCCCCACAGGGCGTGGGCATCCTGCAGCCCCATACCCTCATGAGTGGGATGGAAGCTGTCCCGGCTGTGCCTCTTCCCAGGGCCAGGCCATGGGACACCACAGGGTCAGCCCAGGGAGCTGTCGGTGCTGTGATACCAGGTGTTGGTTGTTGCAGCAAACCATCTGCCCCTGAGGGAGCACTCACAGCTGTCCTCTGGCTTTTGCAGCACCTACACAAGAGTGAAGCAGTTCATCAAAGCTGACAGAAACAAGGTAAGGGCTGGGCAGGCATCCAGCAAGCACTCCCTACCTGAGAccccagtgctggggctgtggggcaatGGGAATGAGGGGCTGATGGCCACCAGTGACTTGGAGTGGCTGTCAGATGTGGGGTGGCTCTGAAAGCACCTGCAAGGCAATGCgggagcagctgccagctcctctcTACGGGGCCAAAAGTGGGATCATTCTGTGGGAAGGTTGCAGCAAGTGGGGTGTGGGCAGAACTGGAGGGCAGCGGTCCGTACTGGTGGCAGGAGTGGGCTGTCCTGGTTGCGGCTTGTCATGCCTCTCACCCCATTCAGGTGCTGATCCTGAGCCCAGCCTTCCTCAAGTACATCCATGAGAACTGGACGGAGCGCCACGGCAGGTACCCCTCCACCGGCTTCACAGCGCTGCTCTTCGCCTTGCATGCCTGTCAGCAGGtgagcacagctggcagcaccACGCACTGCTCAGCCCCGTGAGCACCATCTGCCACCACTGCTCCACATGAGGAGGTGGTTTTCCTTGTGGCCACGGAGGATTTCCTTTGCTGCAGCGTCTGTCCCCCACTGGCATTTTGCTGCCTCTGGCTCTCCTTTTGCACTGGGGCGTTGTCTTGCACTGGATGCAGCACACCCAGAGTGGGTGGGTGGGCAGCCGTGGCCCTCAgctgctggccacgctctttcTGGGGGAACCCAGGACGTGGTCAGCCTGGCTGTGTCACCTCATCcccagctgcttccctgggcccTGGTGCTCTGTGCCCAGAGGGcttctcctgccctgctccccagATACAGGACTGCACACGGCAGGTACTCACCTGAGGTTGGTGGACTGCCTGTGCAGCGATGGCTCTGCTGGCATGCCACAGGTCTCCGTGTTTGGCTTCGGTGCCGACAGCAAAGGGAACTGGCATCACTACTGGGAAGAAAACCGCTGGTCTGGAGCGTTCCGCAGGACAAGGGTCCACGATGCTGATGTCGAGTTCAGCCTCATCCAAAGACTGGCAGCTGAAGGCAGAATATTATTCTATCAATGACACACACTCAAGAAATGAGGCCAAGCCGTTAGCACAAGAagcggcagctgcagcagctctttaGCTTGCTTCTGTCCCTTGCTGGCCGGGGCAGCCTACGCTCACTGTGTGTTGTGCTGGTCCCACCAGCTTGGCgctgcagacagcagtgagCATGAATGGCAGTGGAGCTCTGCTAAGCCTGGGAGATGCCTGCTGCAGGTCCTGGTCTTCTCCAAAGAGGACACGGAGGGGCAGGCGTGGAGCTAACCCTGTGCTTTCAGAGCCTGGGTGTTGCACAGCAGACAGTGCGCACACAGCCAGCTGCCAATGCAGCTCTCAGCATCCAGCAAGCACTCCCTACTGCCAGCTCTCAGGGGATGGAGCTGAGATTTCCACCCTCTGATGGCACAGGGGGAGGTTCACTGCTGTTCTTTGGGCAGGTGGAGAATCTTTACAGAACtaaggaatatatttttatattgtacCAAAGGAgagtaagaaacaaaaaactgaagTGCGCTTAGTGAGAACACAGCAGAAACGAGTACAGCTGAGATGATACGCTGAATAAACTTTGATAGCACATACAGATCTGCTGCtaacatttgttttactttctgaGCCCTTACTGATCTGCAGGGCTGATCACGGACCCTAAAGACCCCCTGTCCAGGGATGGGAGCAACCACCACCCCACACCTCGTTTCTTTGctgatgctgtttgttttgcaaaactCAAAAGCTGCAGCCAGTCCAAGTGGATGCTACTGAAGCAGTTGCAAAGGCAGTAggttttcagatgttttctgagGAATGTGCCAAGCATGGgactgctcagagccctgctcctccatctgtgctgcagagtgCAATGACCAAAAGAGCAGCTTGTTTCCTTTCAGTCACAACCACCATTGTCCTTGAATGAGATCCAGCTTTTCCACGCCTGAATCGTATTGATCACGTGGAAAAGCACCAGATCGGTCGCAAGCTCCCATTTTAACTGCAGAAACACATTACCACTCCCTAAGCTATTAACTTCATCTGATTCCTGCCTCTCCAGGCAGAATCCCCATTTCTGtacctgttttctgtttctcttttacGGATCCTTCAGCACTTTCTATGCAGTTTTTCCAGTATTCCTGCATGGAGGTTCATCAGTTACCATATCCACACCTCCAATTGCTCCCAGGTTTTTGTACTGCCTGTTTTGAAGTTCTCTTTAACTAATTAAAAACGAAGTTCTGCTTACAAATTGATGGTATTTATCCTCAAGTTTTAACAGCTTTCTCCCTGCATCGTTTGATCCTGTGCCTGCTGCGCTCACACTGCACTGTGAGCTGTGCCAATCCCTAAGTGCACAATCAACACCAAAGCCAATTTAGAGCCGAGATTAAGAGTACCGGGTCTGTCTTCCCTCAAACTGAGGCAGGaatctgtaatttttttatttctgccttaTTTTCAAGCTCCTCTCAGAGTGATTTCACATACACGTTACTCACTTGTGTAGGTGATTatcaagaaagaacaaaaatcacCATTATCGCCACACTTTGCCACAATGCAGGTagtttttattataatttcCAATCCAGGATTGGTTCAAATAATTTAATCATTCTTCCAAATGCCTTACCAAGACACACAGGATGGACTGCATTACAAAACAGAGACAGAGGGGAAGTGAAAAAACACAATccaatttaaaattcattaaaattccaaactctttgtttgtttttttttcccctcatccaTGCATCAGCTTGCATCTCCTAAGAAGGGCAATCTGAAACAAATGGGGGACCGCATGGTACAGAAAGCACACCCTGAATGCTGGGTCCCTCcacactgccctgggcagctggaaGGAAAGCGCACGGCATTCAGCACATTTTCACAGAGGTCTGGCATACAGCATCAGCACATTCCAAAATATTTGTaggagcaattaaaaaaaagacagatggCGTTGTCAGAAAGTTTTTTGATGACAACTCTGATGCATTGCAGATCTCCTGACAACACAGTACATTATTCCTGAAGTATCTCCAGCAGCTCTTTCAGGGGACAAACTGGATGAAGATGGACTGACACAAAAGGGTTTCTCAGTAGGGTCTGCTCAGCCAGATGAGATGGCCAATGTCACGCCATAGCAGCAAGGTTGGAGCAGTTCCATCCACAAATCAATGCCAAACAATGGATGATGAGACATTAAGAGCAGTTGGGGCCACCCGGTAATTCCAAACCTCTTCTCACGTGCACTTGGAGGATGACACGTATTTTTTAAAACCTGTTTAGTTCTCCTTacagtttttttgtgtgtgtgtggtgaggTCACTGTTTATATTGTCTTCCCAAGCTCAATCTTCTTCTGGATGGCACGTGCCGAGTGATAAATCAGGGAGTCGATGAATCCTGCAACTAGAAGGAAAAATGGGATCAAGTCAAATGAAGCCTCAAATACAGAGCTTctcccacagaaagaaaaaacaaatccttCTGTCAGCAGCAGGAATTCCAGCTCGcccaaacagaaaacagctgctgctgcccagaagACCCACGTCCCCATCTCATTAGGAGAGACAAGATCCAGCTTGCAGGAGCAGAGGTGACTGTGGTTATCCAGATAGTGCTCtctcaaagaagaaaaggtgagaCAAAGACGAGCCACGTTTGCTGACAGATGAGTGAGGAAAGTCTGGAGAGGAAGCTGATTCTGAGAGCTTTGTGCCATTCTATTGCCCTGACCCAGCTCGCCAAGGGAATGCTTCCCTTTTGCTCATTTCACAGTAACCTCAAAAGCAAGCTATTGTACCTGAGAAAACACATGTTGCCCTTTATGGATATCCCTCCTAGGAGATGGCAGCATTTGCCCCAGATCTCTCCCACCAGTACACTGAAGGAACCTATTAACTCTGTGTTTGGGAGCAGAGGAAAGCTCAGAGTGGGTCTTCTGCACCACAAAATCCAGACAACCCTGCGTCTGTCACAGTGGCTTCCACAGCACAGGAACTCTGCCTAGCTCCCTCCCTTCTACCTGAGAGAACACGGAGCCAGTaaacaaagatattttcaaTGCCTTTGTGAAGTTTAATGTTCTtgggttgttttatttattcagcaCTTCCCATTTAAGAAATAAGAGGTTACTTGGCCCTACATAAACACAGACATCTTAATACTAGAGTAGCAGATAAGATAGGAATTGATTATTCTTTCAATTACTGTAGACGATGGAATCTTGCTCTCTGGTCATTCAGTAACACCCTGATGACaatattttgcactgaaaatacTTGTGAAACCAATCTGATGCTGTGACAAAAATGCTGTCACACAGCTGATTTGATCTGTCCTCTAGCATGTACAGTCTGACCACGGTGTATGGCAGCAGACACCACGAAGTGGCTTGTCATCCCCAGTCACTGATAGAGGACACTTGGATTTGCCATAGTAATTTTGAAAAGCCTTTGCCTGAATTAGCCATGAAAATGAACATGATCAAATAAACGTGTTGCAGACAAATCGCGTTTAATAGACAGTAACCTCAGTATCAGGTTATCCAAGTGCTGTGATGTAGCAGATATAGGTATTATGGAATACAGGTATACAATATAGAGTGGCTGGACTCCTACAGAGCTTCTCAGCTCCAGCAAGATCAGTTCAGAGTTTATATGGGCTTCAGTTCAGCATGAAAGAAACTATCTGCTTCCAGACCCAAGCTGGccaggaaaacagcacagattTGAATGGTACATGAAAGACTGcagtatttgaaaacaaaatgtctcCCAGAgcatcaaaatgaaatattcccacagctctgcagaacatCTGTATTGCTTCCTGAAGGCTGAAGTCACCTTTCCCCAGTAAAGGGGGATTTACAACCAGCTACACAGACTTAAGAAAGAATAAGATGGCAAATaatcagagagaaaaaggatttaAAGATGCAGTACCTGTGAATATGCCACCAACAATGGCACAAACTCCTGTGAGAAAGTGTGTGAAGGGCCTGGAATGAGGAAAACAATTTGAGAAACCCTCATCAGCTCTGATACCAGTATGACAGATAAGTAACAATCAACACAAACTAACTTATAATTAACATTATGTTAATCATATTACATAAGTATgtgtaatataaatattaataactgACAACAGATTTAACAATTAAAGAACCCCTACTGGCTACAGGATGGAGTTCATCACTGAAACATTTTACTGAGAAGCACCACTGTATTCAGTGCACTTAAATGAACTCAGTGGCAACCCCAGGAAGCACATACTGAACTTAGAAACCCTAAAGAATGGGCTTTTCATCCCTAGGATTTCAGCCACCTCTGCTCAGACAGAATGCACATTGGGCTGctgtacaagaaaaacagaatccCTAAGCACATATTAATACATTACAAGGTATAGCATAAAGCTGTGCCTCATTATGATCCCAAAACATTGGACAGCTACAACCCCTTCTGTCTCCCTGTAATTGCAAGCCTGCGATTAAATGAGAACCTGGAAGGAACAGGTTCCACACTGACTACAGCATGCAGAAAAGCTACTGAAAATGCAAAGTAAATAAGCTGGATCAGAGTGGGTGACTCTGTAGGTGCTGGTGAGATGTTCCAGGACAGTGAAAATGGTAAGCTGCATTTGTATCTATTCATCATATCGGCTTTGCTATATAAAATTAGCCTTCCTATTAAAAAAGACTTTGAGGAAATTGGACTGAACTGAATACCATCATACCAGACTTCTGCACTTCTCCATGCTAATACTGTATCAAATCATTCCAGGTTGTATGGGAGAACCCCAGATCCCATCCCTGTCAGATGTTCACAGTGAAAGGAACTGTATTTGGGAGCATCCCGTTCTCTCTGCTGGTCGTGGAGGGGTTTGGCTGACTCTCAGGCATCTGCAGTTGTGTTTTAAGCTACGCAAAACGACAAAAATCAACGCAAGGTGAATGAAATACATTGAAATGACTCTTACCTGTGTTTCTCTGTCAGCTTCACCATCATGGGCGATAGTTCATATAGCACAAACACACCAGGCAGACCTTGGTCTCCTATCAGCCCGTTGGCTATTTTCTCATGTCGTGTAACTGAAAACTGGTTAGTCCTTACCACCTGGAGGAAACATAAGCAGTAAGCATCATTTTGTTAGCAGGGAATATGGAAGGCTACTAAAAACACGAGTTCAGTGAACcacatcactgctgctgtgcccttCTCTTGTGGGCTCATGACAGTAATCACAGTTGCAAGAGTCATAATCAGCACCAGCAGAATTAGATCTAATTTTACTACCTGATATTGATTAAAGCCATGCTTAAATGAATGAGTTAAAGAATGAACAGTGCATCAGTCCTTAGGCTGaactgctttgctctgtgctggcaggTAATTACCATAAGATGTCTTTCTAAACCTCAACCCAAAGGCCACATCACCCTTTGCCAATTTGCTGCCCACCTAAACAAACTTCAGGAAACAGCACTGATGTACAGTCTGAGGACAAGTCAgattcctgcagtgctggcctGCTTGAGCTCCAAATCCTACTGGCCTAGCTTTCTACCTCATACTGTCACTTCCAGTTTCAAGTCCATGAACACCCTAACAGCCAGCTTCTGAGGTCTTTTAAGAGACAAAACATGAGCTCCCACATGATACAACAAAAAATTATCTCCCCATGTGTAGCATCAGGAGACAACATTGAATGCTGAGAGGCCGGCCATTAGCAGCTGAATTTCCATGCAAATTACAGATACTACTCTGTTAATCATAAATGGAATATGGGAAGAATATCACACCATCTGCTGTTTGAGAAGGCTGTATACATTCaagagtgagagaaaaaaataaaagaaagaatacataAACAAAGGAAAGCTTCAAGAGCTGCAGAAGAATAAAGATTGCCCATCTTTGTACAAATCAAAAATGACCCCCAAGcattttcctgtgctctgtgATTCTTAGATAGGTTGTTCATACTGGTCctattaaagcaaataaattatgTTCTATCTTCTCTAACAAGCTACCTGACACAAACTACAATTCAAGCTGAAAAAGATACCGTTCAGGTTCTTTATCAAATTCTACATGTGAGGGTTGCAAGTACTGAATACATAGGACAGGTCATGGTGCATGTTTGGCAGCACACTCGAGCCACAATAACCTAAGTATAAGCATCATGGTCCGCATAGATTCCTCTCCTGGAGACTAAAAAGCAATTACTTTGACAGAACTAATCCTTTGACAAGTGAATGACAGCTCTACATGTGAGATTTCATCCACAGAATTGTAAGGCATGGTAGGCTGTGGGACAGCTATAAGCTCAGGGCTCAACACGTACTGTCCTTTGTACCTGAGGAATTTCAGTAATTGACAGAAACTGCACAGCTGACCTGGATCCAAGCAGAACGAGCTTCAGACATTATCTGAGAGTTCTCCCAGTACTACCTCATAGCAACTAACTTCCATTCATCTCCCAGGAATAAAAAGATAGGCCCAAGAGAGGCACGGTATTTAAGAAAGAATGGTCTACTTAAGGATTTATCACATACGAACCGATGCTTACAAACAGCTTCAACCCATAGGGCAGATGAAGAAATACAGCCTACATCTACTGTTGGACTGCTCTGCCCACGCTGCTTAGGATAGCTTCACTTGAATGTCTGTACTGCATCTGCTGTGGCCACGTGGCTCCCACACAGCCTCTGACGTAACTAATACTTTGCCAGTGATTTCAATTTCAGAGTGCCCAAAGCAACACGAAGGTTGTGTTGACATGCAGTATGTTATTCTGACTGCCTGAGAATGTCAGAAGAGCCTGAGGGTGTACGGGCACCCACTCCTGTGGGGTTTGTGGTGTTGTAAGACTGTGTAGGATGAGGGAGTCAAACTCTGGCACAGTTTCATCCATGTGCAGATCAGTCCTTGCACTGAAGAAGCCCCAGAGCCACATGTGGGTTTCATCTCAGAGAAAACTGGTTCCGTGGTAAAGCAAAGCTGGGCATGGGCCATAAACAAGAGACAGAGAGACAAAGTCTGGGGTTTGGGTGAGGAGCTAAGTCATTTTGCGTGTGAATGTCCACAGAAGTACTGGGGCACATGGCATCTCTGTCTCTTCCTCACAGCATAGATAAGCACACTGGGTACACCAGTAACGAAGTCCACACAACAGCAGAGCTGATGTCTCTCTTGGCGCTCGCTTTGCAATAGAAATGGTGATTTCCATCACTCTGCTGCATTAAGACTATGGAGTGGCCTAGATCTTGATAGACGACAGTTTTTTCATCTGCTTGTTCTTTTTAAGAAGAAGCCCTCCATAGCAACCAAGATCCCTGCAGAATAATGGCAACCCAAACAGATGCTTCCAAATGGATTAAAGAAATCGTGGTTCTTTCTGCTGTCTCAGCTGGGTTAAGAACAGAGCATCTTCACCTCACCTTGAGAATCCTACTCATTCGAAAAGAGGGTATTCTGAAAATGGGGCTGGAAATCTAGCCGCCCTCTTTTGAAAGGTAAAGGAGGAACTTCTAAGCTGGAGACGAGCTCATCTTAGGTTACTCtccaaaaaacattttctccttggTGCTTGGACGGCTCCTGAGCAGGGCACTACAAGTGTTCATGAAGGAACGTGATGAAAATGGTGTGGCTTCTTTGAATGagtagtatggtcaggttgtggttggacttgatgatctttaaggtcttttccaacctgagtgattctgtgattctatgaattaggCGGGATGGAGGCGGCGATTTGCTTAATCACTGCAGTAAAACTACAGACAAGATTATGCCACAGAAACTtgtttaaaaaggaaggaagttCGAACAAACTGCCTTGCTTCCACCAGAGGACAGCAGAGTCAGACTAAATCTGAAGGCTTCTGCTTGTTCTAGATTGATGAGTGGATTAACTGCTATTcttaaagaagaagaaaacctaAGAGACAAGTTTCAAACCTGTGAAATGCTGATTAACCCTACTGAATTACTCTTGTAGAGATCTCATGGAGGTGAGACAGTTGAATCTCAATATGTCTATAATTGGAATAAGCAAATtctaaaatacacaaaaataaaacaggagaggagaaaCACACTGTTGCACAGAATATTGCTGGGTCCCATCCCATATTGCAGTGAGCAAAAAGGGGGTGAGTATCAGCTGAGGATGCCTCACCTCTTATTGTACAGGCAAAGTGTGAAACATGCATATATCTATACACAATAACACAACTTCATTTCCTGTCTGAGCACAATGAAACATGAAAAGACACAACAATAACGTGGACTTCTGATTTTTATAACAAGCCAAAgcaatagggaaaaaaaggtacTCACTTCACCATCTACTTTCATATAAACTGTAGGGACCACTTTGACAAAATACTGAAACATCATGGAAGCTGGAAGCAAAGACAGACACACAATTAATAACTGTGATCAACTGAAGATCTGCAGTTTATCTGATGGGTTATGCACTGTTTTTGTTCATGGGAGCTTTTGTCcaagaacctttttttttttgcgcaATAACAACTGCGGGCTTTCGATGATGGTAAAGTTGATGTCCTCATTATCTGCTCCTTCAGTTCTCCTAAGAAAAATGGAATGTAGCAGCTgttctgaaaactgttttccttGGAAATTCCTCAGAAAAGAATGTTACTCATTCATTTCTATAGAAGTAATTCTTACTTATAATATCACAGCAATAAACAGCAATAAGCATAAATTTGAACTGCAATCAGCTTTGCCTACATCTTCAGCCCTAGTAATTCCTCAGAAATCCACCTGCTGTTGAGCAATGTCCTGCATGGAAAGCTTTAGCATACAGAGACTTGTAGCAACCGGCTATGGGTTCCATCTCAGAGTTTATTACTCCACAGAAAAGTAACAGCATTATGacaccttttcatttttccctacTTTATTTTAAGCACTGTCCTTTGATTTGGGTACAACAACTAAAATAGGTggtgaaaaaattaaaagaacagatTTAGGTAGGATAACAATCCTTGAACCAAACCACCAATGTCTCCAAGCTTTATTGTGTAACAACACCCCAAATACCTGTAAAGGCAAAGTTTGCACAATGCAGAGGATCTAAATAATGTAACTGATCTACGCAGAGGCATACAAAGCAGGTTTGTGTGAATAA from Gallus gallus isolate bGalGal1 chromosome 20, bGalGal1.mat.broiler.GRCg7b, whole genome shotgun sequence includes these protein-coding regions:
- the LOC100858260 gene encoding CMP-N-acetylneuraminate-beta-galactosamide-alpha-2,3-sialyltransferase 2 isoform X1 translates to MRCRKRALLVLALCLPLGLWLLFRASVSGLGLPPSLPTVRCTASANASAWFSARYDAAAGPLLTGPAHELSPDVVHWWLTLQGTPSIVPLRAILQKLFAVVPAPNGSVWDPSHCRTCAVVGNSGRLKGSRHGLQIDAHHWVLRMNRAKTAGFEMDVGARTTHHFMYPESAMNLWPGVHLVLVPFKPLDLKWVTSAFSTGELTHTYTRVKQFIKADRNKVLILSPAFLKYIHENWTERHGRSPCLASVPTAKGTGITTGKKTAGLERSAGQGSTMLMSSSASSKDWQLKAEYYSINDTHSRNEAKPLAQEAAAAAAL
- the LOC100858260 gene encoding CMP-N-acetylneuraminate-beta-galactosamide-alpha-2,3-sialyltransferase 2 isoform X2, whose protein sequence is MRCRKRALLVLALCLPLGLWLLFRASVSGLGLPPSLPTVRCTASANASAWFSARYDAAAGPLLTGPAHELSPDVVHWWLTLQGTPSIVPLRAILQKLFAVVPAPNGSVWDPSHCRTCAVVGNSGRLKGSRHGLQIDAHHWVLRMNRAKTAGFEMDVGARTTHHFMYPESAMNLWPGVHLVLVPFKPLDLKWVTSAFSTGELTHTYTRVKQFIKADRNKVLILSPAFLKYIHENWTERHGRYPSTGFTALLFALHACQQVSVFGFGADSKGNWHHYWEENRWSGAFRRTRVHDADVEFSLIQRLAAEGRILFYQ